The following DNA comes from Arthrobacter sp. SLBN-83.
AACAGCTGAAGGACCCGGACTCGTTCGCACGCCGGCTGCAGCGGATCCTCGCCGTCCGTGAGGACAACGAAATCGCCACCGGCACGCTGCTGGACGTGCCGGACGTCTCCAACCGCGGGGCACTGGTGCTGGTGAACCGGCTCAAGGACGGCGCCCTGCAGGTAACGGCGCTGAACTTCTCCGGCCAGGACATCGCCGGCAGCATCCAGTCCAACGAGCTGCCGTCCGGCGCCAACGTCCGGGACCTGTTCAGCGGCGAGACCGTGGGGCAGGTGGACGACCTGCACAGCTTCTTCCTGGAACTGCCCGCTTACGGCGGAACCGCGCTGCGCCTGACCGAGGCACCGGAGGCGGAGGCGGAGGCCTAAAGCCATGGGTGGCGCCGGGAATTCCCCGGCGCTACCCGGCTGCTGCGGCCGTCAGCGTCGCCTCGATGATGGCCGGCGACAGGACGTACTGGGTGACCAGCTGGCTTGCCCCCAGCACGCCCGCATGGGCGCCGGCCCGCGAAACGTTGATGCGCAGGTGCGAGGTGGCCAGCGGCGGAGAACGCCGGTACACCACCTCGCGGATGCCGGCCACCAGGTGCTCCCCCGTCTCGCCGACACTGCCGCCCACCACGATGACGGACGGGTTGAGCAGGTTGACCACGGTGGCCAGCACCTCGCCGATGTCCCGCCCGGCCTGGCGCAGGGCCTGGATGGCCTGCAGGTTGCCGTCGGCGGCGAGCCGGAGCACATCGGCGCCTATTGCCACATCAAGTCCCTGATCCTTCAGGGAGCGAACGACGGCGGGACCTGACGCGAGCGCCTCCAGGCACCCATAGTTTCCACAGGCACACAGCACGTCCGCGCCCCGCGCCACCTGGACATGCCCCAGGTCCCCTGCCGTGCCGTTGGCACCGCGCTGCAGCTCCCCGTTGCTGATGATGCCGGAGCCGATGCCGGTGGCCACCTTCACGAAGAAAAAGTTGCTGTGCTCGGGCCAGTGCGCGGACTGCTCCCCCAGCGCCATGATGTTCACGTCGTTGTCCACCAGCACGTGGACGGGCAGGGACCGCTGCACGTAGCTGACCACATCGAACCCGTCCCACCCCGGCATGATGGGCGGCTTCACGGGCTTGCCGGTATCGTGTTCCACCGGGCCGGGCAGCCCGATGCCGATCCCGGCGAGTTCCCCCACGCTGCGTCCCACCGAGGCCAGCAGTTCCTTGCCCTGCGCCACCACACGGTCCAGCACCACCTCCGGCCCATCGGCCACCTGCTGTGCCAGCCGGTGTTCGGCAAGGATGGTGCCGCCAAGGTCGGTGACCGCCACGATGACATGCGTGGCACCCACATCCACGGCCAGGACCAGGCGGGCTGATGGGTTGAAGGCAAAGCGCGACGGCGGCCTTCCGCCGCTGGAGAGGGCCTCCCCTGCCGGACCCACCAGGCCGGACAGCATCAGTGCGTCAATCCTGGAAGCGACGGTGGAACGGGCCAGCCCGGTGGTCAGGGCCAGCTCGGCCCGGGTGCGGGCCCTGCCGTCCCGGAGCAGCTGGAAGAGGTCGCCCGCCCGTGACAGGCTGCCGACGTCAGCGTCCTTCGCGGCCTGTTTCCCCGTGGCTTGAGTCATGTCTAAGTCATAACACTCTTACTTCTTGCTGTCATCACGGCAGAAGAATGACGCGCAACAAACAACTTTTGCTTGACGCGCGTCAAAAGTCGTCCTAGGTTGTGACTCACGGCACATCCGCGAAGCCGATGCCTGGCATCGGCGGCAGTGATGGCCAGGCACTCCCGAGTCCGCTTACAAAGAGGTAGGAACTTGTCCCAGCACGCAGCGCCCGCAGACAGGCCCCTCGGCGTCGGCATCCTCGGCGCCGGACCGGTCACGCAGGCCATCCACCTCCCGGCCCTGGCCCGCCTCCAGGACGTCTTCGAGGTGCGGCACATCATGGATGTGGACCCCGCAGTGGCCTCCTCCGTGGCCGCCCGCGTGGGCGCGGTTGCCGGCACCAGCATGGACGCCCTGCTGGCGGACCCCGCCGTGGACATCGTGGCGATCTGCAGTCCGCACCAATTCCACGCAGACCAGGTCATCGCCGCCTGCAGGGCCGGCAAGAAAGCCGTCCTCTGCGAGAAGCCCTTCGCCATGAACGCTGAAGAAGCTGCCCGAATCTCGGCGGTCAGCACCGAGACCGCCGTTCCGATCGTCGTCGGGGCGATGCACACGTTCGATCCGGGCTGGCTCGCGGCTGAACAGAACTGGGGCGACCTTCCGGGGCAGGTGCACACCATCCGCTCGTCGATCGTGTTGCCGCCCAATGCCCGGTTCGAGGATTTCGCAACGGAAATCATCACCCGTCCCGCTGCCGGCAACCCCGACTACTCGGACATCGAGGTGATCAAGGGCGCACTGCAGGGCGGGATCATGGGGCTGGCCATCCACGACCTGCCCCTGGTGCGCCGGTTTACGCCCGACTTCGCGGACATCGAGGTCCTCCACGTGTTCCACGTCCGCCCGTTCGGCTACGCAGTCTCGCTCCGCACTCCCACCCGCGTCATTGAACTGCGGGCCGTCATGAACAGCACCTGGAAGCCGGAATGGACTTTCGAGGCCATCGGGGATGATGCTGCACTGCACATCGACTTCACGCCGTCCTACGTCCAGGCCGGGTCCGCAGTCGGCATGATTTCCCGTGGCAACGGAAGCGAAACCAGCGTTTTCGGCCCGTACGGCCACAACGGCTACGAGGGTGAATGGCGTGAACTCGCTGGGCTCGCACGGGGAACCCGCCCTGCCCCCTCCGCCCAAACCCTGATTGACGACCTCACCTTCGCCCTGGCGATCGCGGATGCAACGGTTGCAAGCGCCGCGGCAGGATACGCGGGCGCCGCAGAAGAAGCAGGAGTTTCGGCATGAGCGCCCAGTACACGGTCGCGGCGGGCACGGCAGCCCGGGAAGCCGGGGCTGTCATCCCAACCATGGCTTCATTGCCTGAAACCTTCGGCCCCGCCCAGGACACGCAACCGGGTACCGCGGATGTGCTGGTGATCGCGGGCGGCCCCGGTTGGAGCGCCGAGGCCACCAGTGCCGTCACGGCGGGTGCCCGCGGGATCGTGGTGGCCAACCCCGTCCCCGAAGACACCACGCAACTGGCAGCCGCGGCAGGCTCCGCAGGAACCGCCGTCGTACTTGATCTCCGCTGGGGCTCCAACCCCGCCCTGGTGGGTGGTTCCACGGAACCGGACGCCCGTGAGGCGGTGCGCAGCGCCGCAGGCACCGCGTCACTGCTGGACAGTGTGGCGACGGCGGCACCTGGCACGGATCCGCAGCGGCTCCTTGCCGACCATCTCGCTGCACTGCTGGTCGTTTGCGGGCCGCTCGACGCCCTGCGCGTCCTGCGCAGCGGTGCCACCGGGTACACGGTGGGCGGCAGACTTGCCAACGGAGCCCCGTTCACCGCCCAGGGCATATTGACCGCTGCGCGGCCGGCCGGCGTCGACATCCGCCTCTACACCGCCGACGGCGGGGTGAGCGTCCAGGTTCCCGATCCGGACGCCGCCTGGCCCGCCGAAGTGCGGGTCACCGGCCCCCACGGTGAACTTTGGCTTCCCACGCTCTACGAATCCGCCCACCGGTCAGCGTGGCGGCGCCTGAAGGACCATCTTCGCGCCGGCACCAGCCCGGACGATCTGGCCGGGTTCGCCCGGCTGACCGACCTCTACGCAACCCTCGCTGCCACGTAACCAGCCCCAACCGATACGCAACCGAAAAAGCAGTCCAGTCCCACCTCCACTCTCAACGATGAGCAGGACCGCACCAACGGCGCACAGCGCAAGCGGTCCCGAAAGGACACATCATGAACGCAACTTCCGATCAGCGCCGCTCCTTCTCCCGGCGCGGTTTCCTGGGCCTGACGGCTGCCGCTGCCGCAACACCCCTCCTCGCGGCCTGCGGCGGCGGTTCGGCCTCACAGGGCGGCGGCGGAGGCGGAGCCGGCGGGACCGTGAAGTTCTGGGACATGCCGTGGGCAACACCGGCTTACAACGACGCCGCCAAGGGCATCGCGGAAGGTTTCAACGGTGCCAACGGCGCCAAGGCGAGCTACCAGATCATCCAGTGGAACAACTTCTACCAGACCTTCTCCTCGGCCATTGCGTCCAAGACGGGCCCGGCTGTGTCCACAGGCGGCGGCTTCCAGGCCTTCCAGTTCGAGCAGCAGGGCCAGATCGCCTACGCGGACAAGGTCATCGAGAAGCTGAAGGCCAACGGCCAGTTCGACGACTTCCTGCCCGGCGTGCTGGACCCGTTCAAGTCGGACAAGGGCTACGTGGCCGTCCCGTGGCAGCTGGACATGCGCGTCTTCTGGTACCGCAAGTCCCTGTTCGAGAAGGCCAATGTGGCTCTTCCCACCGACTGGCCGTCCCTGCTGGAAGCCGGCAAGGCCCTGAAGAAGGTGGGAGCGTTCGGCTTCACCACCGGCGCCGGTGCGGGCAACAACTACGCCAACCACTCCATGATCATGATGATGGTCAACAACGGCGGCGGTGTCTGGAACAAGGACGGCGAGCTGGACCTGATGAACGACCGCAACGTCGAGGCCATGGAGTTCGTCCTGGAACTCGTGTCCAACGGCATCATCGATCCCGCCGCGGTCAGCTACACCACGGACAACATGTCGGCGCAGTGGAAGGATGGAAAGGCAGGCTACGGCCTGTTCCAGGTGAACGTGCCCCAGCGAGTCGGCGACACCTCGGGCGACCTCCTGGTAGCTGACCCCATCAAGGGCCCGCACGGCGACAAGGCCACCATCGTGTTCCCGAACAACATCATGATGTACACCAACACCCCGTCGCAGGACGCTTCGGAGGAGTTCCTGGTGTACTACCTGGGCCAGCTCAAGCAGCTGTGGCAGAAGAAGCTGATGTCCGCCCTGCCGGTCTTCAAGTCGATCACAGAGATTCCCGAGTTCGCCAACGACCCCAACAACGTCAAGATCGTCAAGGACTGGCAGCCCATCGCCAAGACCTTCGCTGCCCAGGGCAGCAAGCTGAACGCCAACCTCGCAGCGCTCGACGGCGGGCAGGCCCTGAACCAGTTCAGCCAGACCATCATCACTGGGAAGTCGGACGCCAAGACCGCCCTGCAGACCTTCCAGTCCGGCCTCGAATCGGTCCTGAAGAAGTAGGACGGAGCGCCCATGTCCAGCGCCACCACCCAGTCCGGCCTGTCCCGGGCCCGCCGAGGGGTTGCCCCCGGCGGGTCCGGGGCTGTCCCCGGAAAACGCAAGAGCAAGCTTTCGGCGCAGGCCACCAGGACATTCTTCTGGCTCCTGCTCCCCTCCGTGGTCCTCCTTGTCCTGATCCACGGCTACCCGCTGATCTACGCCGCCGTCCAGGCGACGCACGACGGAAACCTGCTCCAGACCGGCAACTTCGTGGGCGGGCAGAACTTCGCCACCGTCCTGACCTCGCCGGCGTTCTGGAAGGCCGCCCAGTTCACGCTGTGGTTCACCATCGTGGGCGTCTTCGGGTCCTGGCTGGTGGGGCTCGGCCTGGCCCTGCTCCTGCGCACCAAGATCCCGGCCGCCGGCACGTTCAAGGTCCTGCTGCTCCTGCCCTGGGTGGTGCCCATCGTGGTCTCATCCACCGCATGGAACTGGCTGGTGGCCACCCCGGACAGCCTGATCCCGTCGCTGTTCCGGAACCTGGGCATGGGCACCCCGCTCTTCCTCGCCGATCCCAACCTGGCCTCCATCACGGTGATGGTGTTCAAGGTCTGGGTCAGCTTCCCGTTCATGATGATGATGATCTCGGCCGCGCTGGCGTCCGTGGACACCACCGTTTATGAAGCAGCGAGCATGGACGGCGCCAGCCGCTGGCAGCAGTTCACCCAGATCACCCTGCCGTTGATTGCCCGCTCCACCTACATCAGCTGGATCCTGATGACCATCTTCTGCGTCAACGACTTCCCCACCATCTACCTGCTCACCGGCGGCGGCCCGGTCAACGCCACCACATCCCTGGTGGTCCTGGCCTACCGGACCGTGTTCCAGGACTTCGCCACCGGCCCCGGCGTGGCCATCGCCTTCCTCATGACCATGACCCTGGTGGTCATCTCGGTCATCCTGTACCGCCAGATCCGAAAGTCGAGCGTCGAATAATGAGCGCAGTCCTCCACGCCCATCCCGAATCCGGCCCGTCTCTTGGCATCGATGCCGGCAAACGGCGCAGGTCCCTCTCGGAAGCCGGCCAGCGCGGCCGCTGGTGGCGGTTCGCCGCGATCCTGATAATCACCGGGATTGTCCTGGTACCCATCATGGTCACGGTGCTGCTGGCCTTCACGCCCGGACCCAACAGCACCGCCACCGGCTTCACCTTCGAAAACCTCAGCAACGTCTTTTCCAAGACCTTGGCCGCCACCTGGCTGAAAAACAGCCTGGTCACCACGCTCTCCACCGTGGTGGTGTCCGTTGCCGTGGCCGCCCCTGCCGGCTACGTCCTCTCCCGCGGCCGCAGCAAGGCAGTCTCCGGCTACTCGCTGCTGCTGTTCGTGATGCAGTCGCTGCCCATCATCACCTCGGTGGTGCCACTGTTCATCCTGTTCGCCGGCATGGGCCTGGTGGACAACCTCCTGGGCCTGACCATCATCTACGTTGGGTCCACCATGACCGTGGCCACCTGGATGATGGCGGCGTACTTCGATTCCATCCCCATCAGCCTGGAGGAAGCCTCCTGGATCGACGGCTGCTCCGTCTTCGGGTCCTTCACCCGGGTGGTCCTGCGGAACTCGCTTCCGGGTGTCCTGTCCACCGCGATCTTCGCCTTCCTCCTGGCCTGGAACGACTACCTGGTAGCCATCGTGTTCCTGCGCTCCAACGAAATCTTCACCCTTCCCATGGGTGTGCAGTCCTTTTTCCAGCAGAACGCGACAGACTGGACTTCGGTCATGGCCCTGGCCGTGGTCATGATGCTCCCGCCCGTGATTGTCTTCGCCACCCTGAACAAGTACTTCAGCGTCGGCGGCATCGGCGGCTCGCTGGCCGGCCGCTGACTCCCCAACTTCCTCTGAACAACCACTCCAAAAAGGAAATCCATGTCTTACTCATTGCAGCTTTACACCCTCCGCAACGCCATTTCGGAGGACCTTCCGGGAACCATCAAAAAGGTGGCGGAGATCGGCTACACCCAGGTTGAGCCGTACAACTTCGTGGCCACGGCCAAGGAGCTTGGCGCGGCCCTGAAGGAGAACGGCCTCACCGCACCTTCCGGCCACGCTCCCCTGATGAGCCAGGACCAGGACGAGATTTTCGCGGCCGCCAAGGAACTGGGCATCACCACCGTCATCGATCCGTTCCTGCCGGCCGAACACTGGCAGAAGGCCGAAGACATCCAGGCCACGGCCGAAAAGCTGAACACGGCCGCGAAGAAGGGTGCGGAGTATGGCATCCGGGTGGGGTACCACAACCATGCCTGGGAGCTGGAGTCCACCATCGAGGGCCGCACAGCTTTGGAGTACTTCGAGTCGCTGCTGGATCCGGAACTGGTCCTGGAAGTGGACACCTACTGGGCAGCCGTCGGAGGCCAGGACCCCGTGGAACTCCTCCAGCGGCTTGGCGACCGGGTGAAGTTCATCCACATCAAGGACGGCCCGCTGAACAAGGACAACAAGGCCCAGCAGCCGGCAGGCCAGGGCAAGGTGCCGGTCATGGACGTCATCGCCGCCGCAAAGTCCCTCGAGGTGGGCGTGGTGGAGTTCGACGACTACGCCGGCGACATCTTCGAGGGCATCAACGAAAGCTTGTCCTTCCTCAACGCCGCAGGCGAAGGAGTCAAGGCATGAGCACCACAGCATCCCGCAAGGGACCCGTAGGCGTCGGCGTCATCGGCGCCGGCGTGATCAGCAAGCAGTACCTGGACAACCTCACCGCGTTCCCGGACCTGAAGGTCCACGTCATTGCGGACCTGTTCGAGGAAGCAGCCGAGGCGCGTGCCAAAGAGTACGGAATCGCCGAATGGGGCGGGGTGGACAAGGCCCTGAACCACCCCGACGTCGAGATCATCGTCAACCTCACCATCCCCGCGGCCCACGTGGAGGTGGCCACCGCCGCCGTCAATGCCGGCAAGCACGTTTGGACCGAAAAGCCGTTCTCCCTGGACCGCGAATCCGGGCTGGGCCTGCTCAAGACCGCCGACGCCGCCGGTATCCGCCTGGGCTGCGCCCCGGATACCTTCCTGGGCGCGGGCCTGCAGACCGCGCTGCGGCTGATCCGCCGCGGCGACATCGGAACCCCGCTGACCGCCATGACCACGTTCCAGACCCCCGGCCCGGAGTCCTGGCACCCCAACCCTGCGTTCCTCTTCCAGCACGGTGCCGGGCCCCTGTTCGACATGGGCCCGTACTACCTCACCACCCTGGTGCAGGCCTTCGGTTCCATCCGCAAGGTGGCCGCCGTCGGTTCCAAGGCCAAGGACGTGCGCGTGATCGGTTCCGGCCCCAAGGCCGGCGAGGAGTTCACCGTCGAGGTGCCCACCCACGTCTCGGCGATGGCGCAGTTCGAATCCGGTGCCTCCTCGCACAGCGTCTTCTCCTTCGAGTCCCCCCGCACCCGCATGGGCTTCGTGGAAATCACCGGCACGGAGGCCACCATTTCGTTGCCGGACCCCAACTACTTCACCGGCGACATCAAGCTCTGGCGAGCCGGCGACGAGGACTGGACCACCGTTCCTGCCACCGGGCCGGCCAACGGCCGCGGAATGGGCGTCCTGGACATGGCACGGTCCCTCCGCGCCGGCGTCCCGCACCGCGCGACCGGTGAGCTGGCCTACCACGTCCTGGACACCATGGTCTCCATCTCGGAATCCATCGACTCCGGCACGTTCATCAACGTGGAAAGCTCCGCCCCGGCATCCCCCGCCCTCCCCGAGGACTGGGCACCGGAAACCGCAACCATCTAACCCGGCCACACCTCTCCAGCAAGCAGGAAGCCAGCAGGAACGCATCATGACCACACCCGCACCCCCGTCAGAACCCCCGGCCTCCCGCCCGGTTTCCCGCCCGCTGGGCGTCGCCGCCATCGGTTACGCCTTCATGGGTAAGGCCCATTCCAACGCGTGGCGGAACGTGGCCAGTTTCTTCGACGTCCCGGCCTTCGAGCAGAGAGTCCTCGTGGGCCGGGACGCCGGCGCCGTCGCGGAGGCCGCGGCCAAGTATGGCTGGGCGGAATCGGCCACGGACTGGCGAACGGTGATCAGCCGGGATGACATCGACATCGTGGACATCTGCGCACCGGGCTGGATGCACGCCGAGATCGCCATCGCAGCCCTGGAAGCAGGCAAGCACGTGCTGGTCGAAAAACCCCTGGCCAACACCTTGGCCGAGGCCGAACTCATGACCGCCGCCGCTGCCAAGGCCAGGGCCAAGGGAGTGCAGTCGATGATCGGCTTCAACTACCGCCGCGTCCCCGCCCTCGCCCTGGCGAAGGAACTCATCGCCGAAGGCCGGATCGGCAGGGTCCGGCACGTCCGCGCGGCTTACCTGCAGGACTGGCTGTCCGACGCCCAGGCGCCCATGACCTGGCGGCTGCGCAAGGAAACCGCCGGGTCCGGCGCGCTCGGGGACATCGCCTCCCACGCCATCGACCAAGTCCTGTTCCTCCTCGGGGACCAGGTCACAGAGGTGTCCGGCCGGCTCAACACCTTCATCAACCAGCGCCCCGGGGAGGACGGCACCGAAGATGTCACGGTCGACGACGCCGCCTGGGCCACGCTGTCCCTCACCTCCGGGGCCATCGCCTCAGTGGAGGTCTCCCGGGTGGCCACCGGAAGGAAGAACAGCCTCCAGATCGAAATCTACGGCGACAAGGGCAGCCTCCTGTTCGACCTGGAAAACCTCAACGAACTCGGCTTCCTGGACGCCACCCTCCCGGTCCGCGAACAGGGCTTCCGCAGGATCCTTGTCAACGAACCCGAGCACCCCTACCTCGAGGCGTGGTGGCCGCAGGGCCACATCATCGGCTGGGAACACACGTTCACCCACCAAATCCGCGACTTCCTTACCGCAATCAAGGACAGAACCCAGCCCTCGCCGTCGTTTGAAGAAGGACTGAACGTCCAGTACGTGCTGAACGCCGTGGAGGAATCCGCCGCCAATAAAAGCACCCTCACCGTCGTCCGCCACTAACGCCCACAAGTTAAGGACCCCTTATGTCCCGCCCCTTCACCCTGTTCACCGGCCAGTGGGCCGACCTGCCCTTCGAAGAAGTCGCGAAGCTTGCTTCCGGCTGGGGCTACGACGGCCTGGAAATCGCGGTCTCCGGCGACCACCTGGACGCCTGGCGCTGGGACGAGCCCGGCTATGTCGAGTCCAAGCTCGAGATCCTGGACAAGTACAACCTCAAAGTCTGGGCCATCTCCAACCACCTCAAGGGCCAGGCCGTGTGCGATGACCCCATCGACTTCCGCCACCAGGCCATTGTGGGGTCCAAGGTCTGGGGCGACGGCGATCCCGAAGGCGTTCGCACCCGCGCCGCCGAGGAAATGAAGCACACCGCCCGGCTCGCCAAAGCCCTCGGCGTGGACACCGTCGTCGGGTTCACTGGCTCCTCCATCTGGCAATACGTGGCCATGTTCCCGCCCGTCCCGGAAAAAGTCATCGACGCCGGCTACCAGGACTTCGCCGACCGCTGGAACCCGATCCTGGACGTCTTCGACGAATGCGGCGTCCGCTTCGCCCACGAAGTCCACCCCTCCGAAATTGCCTACGACTACTGGACCACCGTCCGTACCCTCGAAGCGATCGGCCACCGCGAAGCGTTCGGCCTGAACTGGGACCCCTCGCACATGATGTGGCAGGGCATCGACCCCGTCTCCTTCATCTGGGACTTCAAAGACCGGATCTACCACGTGGACTGCAAGGACACCAAGATCCGCCAGACCGGACGCAACACCGTCCTCGGCTCCCACCTGCCCTGGGGCGACCCCCGCCGCGGCTGGGACTTCGTCTCCGCCGGCCGCGGCGACGTCCCCTGGGAAGCCTCCTTCCGGGCCCTGGCCGCCATCGGCTACGACGGCCCCATCAGCATCGAATGGGAAGACGCCGGCATGGACCGCCTCCACGGCGCCCCCGAAGCCCTCGCCAACCTCAAGAAGTACGACTTCCCCGCCTCCCAAACCAGCTTCGACGCCGCGTTCAGCAGCAAGGACTGAACCCGGTGCGCAGGCTTCAGCCGGGCCAGCGTTGCGAAGTGTGGGTTGCCTCAATGTCGGGGGAGCAGGAACCCGTATACTCCACCAGGAATATACTCCTCGAGGCACCTAACTGGACACTCGATGGCCGGGCATTGATCCTCAATGGAGATGGCAGGCTGTGGCGGTTCGATCTGGCGTCCGGTGCCATCGCGGAGGTTCCGCTCGACGGCATCCCGGAGCTCAACAACGACCATGTCCTGGACCCGGATGGCAGCGGAGTCTTCCTGTCAGGCGACGACGGCCATATCTACCGGGCACCCCTTGCTGGCGGCTCGGCCACCAGGATCACGGACCACGACGGGTCCCGGCACTTCCTGCACGGTGTCAGCCCCGACGGCCGGCGGCTGGCGTACGTGGACATCGAGGGCGGGGACTTCAGCAAACCCGGCCGGCTTCGGACCATCCCGGCAGCAGGCGGAGCTTCCCACGACGTGGAGGTGGGTCCAGGGCACTGCGACGGGCCCGAGTACTCCCCCGGGGGAGACTGGCTCTACCTCAACACAGAATCCTTCAGCAGCGTTCCCGGCCACGCCCAGCTTGCCCGGATCCGGCCCGACGGCAGCGGGTTCGAGCGGTTGCTGGACAGCAGCACCGTCGACTGGTTCCCGCACCTGTCCCCTGACGGCAGACTGGCCAGCTACATCCGCTTCCCGGCTGGAACCCGGGGCCACCCCGCGGACCTGCCGGTCGACGTCGTCCTGGTGTCCACCAGCGACTGGACGGCGCCGCTGCACACCTGGCCGGTGTTCGGTGGCCAAGGCACCCTCAACGTCAACAGCTGGTCACCGGACTCCGAACGTTTCGCCTACGTGGCGTACCCGCTGGAAGCAGCAGCAGGCCGCAACGGGAATTGAGCGCGGGTCCCCCATTACCCTTGAGGAGTGACTCTTACCCAGGCTGTGCTTTCCTTTGCAGTGGTGGCCGGACTCCTGACCCTGGTCCCGGGCATCGACACCGCGCTCGTGCTGCGCTCATCGATCACCAGGACGCGGGGGTACGCCTTCGCCACCGCCCTGGGCATCAGCACCGGTGCGATGATCTGGGGGGTGGCAGCCGCCGTCGGCATTTCCGCCCTGCTGGCAGCCTCCGAACTTGCCTACCGCGTCCTGACCCTGGCCGGTGCCGCCTACATGGTGTGGCTGGGCGTCTCGCTGCTGTGGAAGAGCCGGGGCAAGGCCGGGACCCCGGGAAGGCCAACTGAGGCTGCGGTAGCTGCTGCGGCAAACGGGCAACTGCTGAGGGGCTGGGCCACCGGGGCGGGCACCAACCTGCTCAACCCCAAGGTGGGGGTTTTCTACATCGCCACCATTCCCCAGTTCATCCCTGCCGGGACGTCACCGCTGCTCACGGGGGTGGTGCTGGCCTGCGTGCACTGCCTGCTTACCATGGCCTGGTTCACGCTGCTCATCTTCGGATCCCAGTTCGCTTCCAAGTGGCTCAAGGGTCCGCGCAGCATCAAGGTGGTGGACCGCATCACCGGAACGGTCCTGGTGGGGTTTGGCCTGAAACTCGCGGCAACCCCGGGCCACTAAGGCACTACCAACGCTCCCCTAGGGGGTGCGGGCGGACTCCTGTCCAAGGACCACGTCGTACGCCTCCACGCTTCGGTCCGTCACTGTGGTGGGTGCTTCCAGGTGGACCGCGCCGGAGGGCAGGATGCCTGCCCCGCCGTACCGTTCCATGACCTGCCACTGGGCCACCACGTCCTCCCCCGCGTGGCCGGCCGGAAGGCTCGTCCAGAAACGGAACCCGCCGGCGTCGTTCAGTGCTTCCCTTCGGTAGAGCACGCACCCGCCCAGCCATGCAACGTGGTACGGCACCCACTGGCCGGGCTGCAGTGACAGTTCGGCGCTGAGGTGGCTGAGGTTGGCGGCGCTGTGCAGCGGCCACTGCTCGAATTCCGGGGTGCCCGGCCGGACCCGCTCCGGGGTCACGGGGCCGTCCCAAACCTTGAAGTTAGCGGTCTGTTCCGGCCTGCGGTCGTCCAGGAAGGACAGGCCCTGGGGTGCCATTCCCACAAAGCCGCACTGGAGTTCGTCGAGTGCCCGGCTCAGCCGTGCCAGGGCGCCCGGTTCCAGCCAGACGTCGTCGTCCAGGAAAAGGCATTGGTCCGCGGTGGACTGGTCCAGCAGGAACTGCCGGTGTTCTGCCAGTCCCTGGCGCGGGAGGTGGCGCAGCAGCGTGACGGGCCGGCCCTGGGCCTCGAGCACCCGCACCATCGCGGCGGCCGCGGGGTGTTCCCAGGCCGGTTGCCCCGCTGACTGGTCGCTGACCACGACGGCGAACCCGGGTTCCTGCTGCGCGGCCAGCCCCGCGAGGGTGACGGCGAGTTCGGCCGGGCGGTTGCACGTGGGCACCAGGACATCCACCGCTGCCGTGTCCGGCCGGTCCAGTTGCTGCGCCCAATGCTCCGAAAACCTCATGCCACGGTCCACCTTCCTGCCGTCGAAGTTGGCGCCGGCGGGGCAGCACAACCTGCCGCTGCCCGTTGCCGGCGAATTGGTTTCGCGTGTTCCGTACCCAGCCGTGCGGGATGTATTCGCACGCCATCCCCCGCCGCAACTCCGCGGAGTCCCGGACCGGCCCCTTCCGGAACGGCAAAAGGCCCCCGCTTCCGCTGCCAGGTGGCAGCGGAACGGGGGCCTATGGTTCAGGATGATTTATCCGGCGTCGAAGCTTTCGTCGTCGTC
Coding sequences within:
- a CDS encoding ROK family transcriptional regulator gives rise to the protein MTQATGKQAAKDADVGSLSRAGDLFQLLRDGRARTRAELALTTGLARSTVASRIDALMLSGLVGPAGEALSSGGRPPSRFAFNPSARLVLAVDVGATHVIVAVTDLGGTILAEHRLAQQVADGPEVVLDRVVAQGKELLASVGRSVGELAGIGIGLPGPVEHDTGKPVKPPIMPGWDGFDVVSYVQRSLPVHVLVDNDVNIMALGEQSAHWPEHSNFFFVKVATGIGSGIISNGELQRGANGTAGDLGHVQVARGADVLCACGNYGCLEALASGPAVVRSLKDQGLDVAIGADVLRLAADGNLQAIQALRQAGRDIGEVLATVVNLLNPSVIVVGGSVGETGEHLVAGIREVVYRRSPPLATSHLRINVSRAGAHAGVLGASQLVTQYVLSPAIIEATLTAAAAG
- a CDS encoding Gfo/Idh/MocA family protein encodes the protein MSQHAAPADRPLGVGILGAGPVTQAIHLPALARLQDVFEVRHIMDVDPAVASSVAARVGAVAGTSMDALLADPAVDIVAICSPHQFHADQVIAACRAGKKAVLCEKPFAMNAEEAARISAVSTETAVPIVVGAMHTFDPGWLAAEQNWGDLPGQVHTIRSSIVLPPNARFEDFATEIITRPAAGNPDYSDIEVIKGALQGGIMGLAIHDLPLVRRFTPDFADIEVLHVFHVRPFGYAVSLRTPTRVIELRAVMNSTWKPEWTFEAIGDDAALHIDFTPSYVQAGSAVGMISRGNGSETSVFGPYGHNGYEGEWRELAGLARGTRPAPSAQTLIDDLTFALAIADATVASAAAGYAGAAEEAGVSA
- a CDS encoding ABC transporter substrate-binding protein, with protein sequence MNATSDQRRSFSRRGFLGLTAAAAATPLLAACGGGSASQGGGGGGAGGTVKFWDMPWATPAYNDAAKGIAEGFNGANGAKASYQIIQWNNFYQTFSSAIASKTGPAVSTGGGFQAFQFEQQGQIAYADKVIEKLKANGQFDDFLPGVLDPFKSDKGYVAVPWQLDMRVFWYRKSLFEKANVALPTDWPSLLEAGKALKKVGAFGFTTGAGAGNNYANHSMIMMMVNNGGGVWNKDGELDLMNDRNVEAMEFVLELVSNGIIDPAAVSYTTDNMSAQWKDGKAGYGLFQVNVPQRVGDTSGDLLVADPIKGPHGDKATIVFPNNIMMYTNTPSQDASEEFLVYYLGQLKQLWQKKLMSALPVFKSITEIPEFANDPNNVKIVKDWQPIAKTFAAQGSKLNANLAALDGGQALNQFSQTIITGKSDAKTALQTFQSGLESVLKK
- a CDS encoding carbohydrate ABC transporter permease, which encodes MSSATTQSGLSRARRGVAPGGSGAVPGKRKSKLSAQATRTFFWLLLPSVVLLVLIHGYPLIYAAVQATHDGNLLQTGNFVGGQNFATVLTSPAFWKAAQFTLWFTIVGVFGSWLVGLGLALLLRTKIPAAGTFKVLLLLPWVVPIVVSSTAWNWLVATPDSLIPSLFRNLGMGTPLFLADPNLASITVMVFKVWVSFPFMMMMISAALASVDTTVYEAASMDGASRWQQFTQITLPLIARSTYISWILMTIFCVNDFPTIYLLTGGGPVNATTSLVVLAYRTVFQDFATGPGVAIAFLMTMTLVVISVILYRQIRKSSVE
- a CDS encoding carbohydrate ABC transporter permease; this translates as MSAVLHAHPESGPSLGIDAGKRRRSLSEAGQRGRWWRFAAILIITGIVLVPIMVTVLLAFTPGPNSTATGFTFENLSNVFSKTLAATWLKNSLVTTLSTVVVSVAVAAPAGYVLSRGRSKAVSGYSLLLFVMQSLPIITSVVPLFILFAGMGLVDNLLGLTIIYVGSTMTVATWMMAAYFDSIPISLEEASWIDGCSVFGSFTRVVLRNSLPGVLSTAIFAFLLAWNDYLVAIVFLRSNEIFTLPMGVQSFFQQNATDWTSVMALAVVMMLPPVIVFATLNKYFSVGGIGGSLAGR